One Streptomyces sp. NBC_01237 genomic region harbors:
- a CDS encoding DeoR/GlpR family DNA-binding transcription regulator, giving the protein MFAAERRQLILEMVRANGAVSLRELARVVQTSEVTVRRDVRALEAEGLLDRRHGGAVLPGGFTRESGFPQKSHLSTAEKTAIADVAAGLVGEGEAIVVGAGTTTQELARRLARVPGLTVVTNSLLVAQALAHANRVEVVMTGGTLRGSNYALVGSGAEQSLQGLRVSRAFLSGSGLTAERGLSTSNMLSASVDRALVQAAAEVVVLADHTKLGSDTMFQTVPTDLITRLVTDEPPLHDERAATELQALADQGVEITVAGPEAGTPGGDGAPSGRQPRRDMPLPGQRRTQNGGMGSPLRSAAAMADQGERARVADLRRR; this is encoded by the coding sequence GTGTTCGCTGCAGAACGTCGTCAGTTGATCCTCGAAATGGTGCGCGCCAACGGGGCGGTATCGCTCCGTGAGCTCGCCCGCGTCGTCCAGACCTCCGAAGTGACCGTACGGCGGGACGTGCGGGCGCTGGAGGCAGAAGGACTCCTCGACCGCCGGCACGGCGGTGCGGTCTTGCCGGGCGGTTTCACGCGCGAGTCCGGCTTCCCGCAGAAATCCCATCTCTCCACCGCGGAGAAGACGGCCATCGCCGATGTGGCGGCCGGTCTTGTCGGCGAGGGCGAGGCCATCGTGGTCGGCGCCGGTACGACCACGCAGGAGCTGGCCCGCCGGCTCGCGCGGGTTCCCGGTCTGACCGTGGTCACCAACTCGCTGCTGGTCGCCCAGGCGTTGGCCCATGCCAACCGGGTGGAAGTCGTGATGACCGGAGGCACCCTGCGCGGGAGCAACTACGCCCTCGTGGGCAGTGGGGCCGAGCAGTCCCTCCAGGGGCTGCGGGTCTCCCGGGCGTTCCTGTCCGGGAGCGGACTCACGGCCGAACGGGGCCTGTCCACCTCCAACATGCTCTCGGCCAGCGTCGACCGCGCACTGGTGCAGGCCGCCGCGGAGGTGGTCGTCCTGGCGGACCACACCAAGCTGGGCTCGGACACCATGTTCCAGACGGTGCCGACGGACCTCATCACCCGGCTGGTCACGGACGAACCACCGCTCCACGACGAGCGCGCCGCCACCGAACTGCAGGCCCTGGCGGATCAGGGCGTGGAGATCACGGTGGCGGGTCCGGAAGCGGGCACCCCCGGCGGCGACGGTGCGCCGTCGGGACGCCAGCCCCGGCGCGACATGCCGCTGCCGGGGCAACGCCGCACACAGAACGGCGGGATGGGCTCGCCCCTGCGCAGTGCGGCGGCCATGGCGGACCAGGGCGAACGGGCCCGGGTGGCGGACCTGCGCCGCCGCTGA
- a CDS encoding TetR/AcrR family transcriptional regulator, whose product MSISTARVPDRPMRADARRNHDRLVGEARTSFAEHGTDASLEDIARRAGVGIGTLYRHFPNRHALMNAVFQEALSALLERSRELAGAEQPCRALVEWLGAIVTHAGEYRGLAQALMSASRDETSALAQCHTPLREAGARLLSRAQESGAVRADVSIDDLLQLTNAIALAAEQTPDDPALADRLLLLTLQGLKGRADPSGG is encoded by the coding sequence ATGTCGATAAGCACGGCGCGGGTGCCGGACCGGCCGATGCGCGCGGACGCGCGGCGGAACCATGACCGGCTGGTGGGCGAAGCCCGTACGTCGTTCGCGGAGCACGGCACCGATGCCTCGCTGGAGGACATCGCGCGGCGGGCGGGAGTGGGCATCGGCACGTTGTACCGGCACTTCCCCAACCGGCACGCCCTGATGAACGCGGTGTTCCAGGAGGCCCTGAGCGCGCTCCTGGAGCGCTCCCGGGAGCTGGCAGGGGCGGAGCAGCCGTGCCGGGCGCTGGTGGAGTGGCTGGGCGCGATTGTCACTCATGCGGGTGAGTACCGCGGGCTCGCCCAGGCCCTCATGTCGGCCTCGCGGGACGAGACTTCGGCGCTGGCCCAGTGCCATACGCCGCTTCGGGAGGCGGGGGCCAGGCTGCTGTCGCGGGCGCAGGAGAGCGGGGCGGTGCGGGCGGACGTCTCGATCGACGATCTGTTGCAGCTGACGAACGCGATCGCGCTGGCGGCGGAGCAGACGCCGGACGACCCGGCGCTGGCGGACCGGCTGCTGCTCCTGACGCTTCAGGGCCTGAAGGGCCGGGCCGACCCCTCGGGCGGCTGA
- a CDS encoding acetyl/propionyl/methylcrotonyl-CoA carboxylase subunit alpha, with the protein MRKVLIANRGEIAVRVARACRDAGIASVAVYADPDRDALHVRAADEAFALGGDTPGASYLDVAKVLRAAADSGADAIHPGYGFLSENAEFAQAVLDAGLTWIGPPPQAIRDLGDKVAARHIAQRAGAPLVAGTPDPVSGSDEIVEFARENGLPVAIKAAFGGGGRGLKVARTLEEIPELYDSAVREAVAAFGRGECFVERYLDKPRHVETQCLADTHGNVVVVSTRDCSLQRRHQKLVEEAPAPFLSDAQNAELYAASKAILKEAGYVGAGTVEFLVGLDGTISFLEVNTRLQVEHPVTEEVTGLDLVREMFRIADGEELGYGDPAVRGHSFEFRINGEDPGRGFLPAPGTVTTFAPPSGPGVRLDAGVESGSVIGPAWDSLLAKLIVTGATREQALQRAARALGEFTIEGMATAIPFHRAVVVDPAFTADPFRVHTRWIETEFVNEIKPFAAPADADADDESGRETVVVEVGGKRLEVSLPSSLGMSLARTGLAAGAKPKRRAAKKAGSAASGDNLASPMQGTIVKVAVEEGQEVKEGDLVVVLEAMKMEQPLNAHRSGTVKGLTAEVGGSVSSGALICEIKD; encoded by the coding sequence CTACGCGGATCCGGACCGGGATGCTTTGCACGTCCGGGCGGCCGATGAGGCGTTCGCTCTGGGCGGTGACACCCCGGGTGCGAGCTATCTGGATGTGGCCAAGGTGCTCCGGGCTGCCGCGGACTCGGGCGCGGACGCGATTCATCCGGGGTACGGGTTCCTGTCGGAGAACGCGGAGTTCGCCCAGGCGGTGCTGGACGCGGGGCTGACCTGGATCGGTCCGCCGCCGCAGGCGATCCGCGACCTGGGGGACAAGGTCGCGGCCCGGCACATCGCGCAGCGTGCGGGTGCTCCGCTGGTCGCGGGGACCCCCGACCCGGTGTCCGGGTCGGACGAGATCGTGGAGTTCGCCCGGGAGAACGGGCTGCCGGTCGCGATCAAGGCGGCGTTCGGCGGCGGCGGCCGCGGGCTGAAGGTGGCCCGCACCCTGGAGGAGATCCCGGAGCTGTACGACTCCGCCGTCCGCGAGGCCGTCGCCGCGTTCGGCCGGGGCGAGTGCTTCGTCGAGCGCTACCTCGACAAGCCGCGGCACGTGGAGACACAGTGCCTGGCCGACACCCACGGCAATGTCGTGGTCGTCTCGACGCGTGACTGCTCGTTGCAGCGCCGGCACCAGAAGCTGGTCGAGGAGGCCCCGGCCCCGTTCCTGTCCGACGCGCAGAACGCCGAGCTGTACGCGGCGTCGAAGGCGATCCTCAAGGAAGCCGGCTACGTCGGTGCCGGAACGGTCGAGTTCCTCGTGGGGCTGGACGGCACGATCTCGTTCCTGGAGGTCAACACCCGTCTTCAGGTCGAGCACCCGGTGACCGAGGAGGTCACGGGCCTCGACCTGGTCCGCGAGATGTTCCGGATCGCCGACGGCGAGGAGCTCGGCTACGGGGACCCCGCGGTGCGCGGGCACTCCTTCGAGTTCCGGATCAATGGCGAGGACCCGGGCCGCGGGTTCCTCCCCGCCCCCGGAACCGTCACCACCTTCGCGCCCCCGTCGGGTCCGGGAGTCCGTCTGGACGCCGGGGTCGAGTCGGGCAGTGTGATCGGACCGGCGTGGGACTCGCTGCTGGCCAAGCTCATCGTGACCGGGGCGACCCGTGAGCAGGCGCTCCAGCGGGCCGCCCGCGCGCTGGGCGAGTTCACGATCGAGGGAATGGCGACCGCGATCCCGTTCCACCGCGCGGTCGTGGTCGATCCGGCGTTCACCGCGGACCCGTTCCGCGTGCACACCCGCTGGATCGAGACGGAGTTCGTCAACGAGATCAAGCCGTTCGCCGCTCCCGCGGACGCGGACGCGGACGACGAGTCCGGCCGTGAGACGGTCGTCGTCGAGGTCGGCGGGAAGCGGCTGGAGGTCTCGCTGCCGTCGTCGCTGGGCATGAGCCTGGCCCGGACCGGGCTGGCCGCGGGTGCGAAGCCGAAGCGCCGGGCGGCCAAGAAGGCCGGTTCCGCGGCGTCGGGCGACAACCTCGCCTCCCCGATGCAGGGCACGATCGTCAAGGTCGCGGTCGAGGAGGGCCAGGAGGTCAAGGAGGGCGACCTCGTCGTCGTCCTGGAGGCCATGAAGATGGAGCAGCCTCTCAACGCCCACCGCTCCGGGACCGTCAAGGGCCTCACCGCCGAGGTCGGCGGCTCGGTCTCCTCCGGCGCCCTGATCTGCGAGATCAAGGACTGA